Proteins from a single region of Halolamina sp. CBA1230:
- a CDS encoding DNA-binding protein, protein MSSNNASGKVVSVDEQAFENADEQAVDADGVPVVDETTTFEATVEQETQAKVDANHPEGIADTNTERIHGVTLEQEERIRAREAELERISAQAELGTQDGRAQRTRAVAAEGSTERRREFQQRAASVNPMADPERDDPRAALSQDELATVNTEADRLATRLDGWSRAAISRRLAEAIVDGRDLTSAVVRVFEELQTAPTGSVPIDALEDVDRGTVTIEGRVKTLWDSDSPAIQQVGLIADESGQTKVTIWKASDAPWIEEGERVRIHEAATNWYEGRISVAVTGWSSIHFPERGRWWDA, encoded by the coding sequence ATGTCCAGTAACAACGCGAGCGGAAAGGTCGTTTCGGTGGATGAACAGGCATTCGAGAACGCGGACGAGCAGGCAGTCGATGCAGACGGCGTCCCGGTCGTCGACGAGACGACGACGTTCGAAGCGACGGTCGAGCAGGAGACGCAGGCGAAGGTGGATGCGAATCACCCGGAGGGGATCGCGGACACGAACACCGAGCGGATTCACGGTGTCACCCTCGAACAGGAGGAGCGCATTCGGGCCCGGGAAGCCGAACTGGAGCGCATCAGTGCCCAAGCCGAGCTGGGCACGCAGGACGGGCGGGCGCAGCGCACGCGGGCGGTCGCCGCTGAAGGGAGCACGGAACGCCGGCGGGAGTTCCAGCAGCGGGCGGCGAGCGTGAACCCGATGGCCGACCCCGAACGGGATGATCCCCGAGCGGCGCTCTCCCAGGATGAACTGGCGACGGTAAACACGGAGGCAGATCGACTCGCGACGCGGCTGGATGGCTGGTCGCGGGCGGCGATCAGTCGACGGCTGGCCGAAGCGATCGTCGACGGCCGAGACCTGACGAGTGCGGTCGTCCGGGTGTTCGAGGAGCTGCAGACGGCGCCCACGGGCTCGGTGCCCATCGACGCGCTCGAGGACGTCGATCGCGGCACGGTCACGATCGAGGGCCGTGTGAAAACCCTCTGGGACAGTGATTCGCCGGCCATCCAACAAGTCGGGCTAATCGCGGACGAGAGCGGGCAAACGAAGGTGACGATCTGGAAGGCATCGGACGCCCCGTGGATCGAGGAAGGCGAGCGGGTGCGCATTCACGAAGCGGCCACGAACTGGTACGAGGGCCGGATCTCGGTGGCCGTGACGGGGTGGAGCAGTATTCACTTCCCGGAGCGCGGCCGCTGGTGGGACGCATAG
- a CDS encoding lactate utilization protein C: MSAEAIATFESSLDEIGVELVRTTADEFASTLSPLLDAPTVGTSLPFETVSLPDRVDTDPSIADLEAAATGVTAAGYGIADYGSVIIQGGTDGEEPVSLYADEHVAVVAASDVLPDMDATFDQLAEDIRNGVGQSIIATGPSATADMGSLVTGAHGPMDVTVVLLEDK, encoded by the coding sequence ATGTCAGCCGAGGCAATTGCGACCTTCGAGTCGTCGCTCGACGAGATCGGCGTCGAACTCGTGCGAACCACGGCCGACGAGTTCGCGTCGACGCTTTCACCCCTGCTCGACGCACCCACGGTCGGCACCTCACTCCCCTTCGAGACCGTCTCGCTGCCCGACAGGGTCGATACCGATCCGTCGATCGCGGACCTCGAGGCCGCGGCGACCGGCGTCACTGCTGCCGGCTACGGTATCGCCGACTACGGCTCGGTGATCATCCAGGGCGGTACCGACGGCGAGGAGCCGGTGAGTCTCTATGCGGACGAACACGTCGCCGTCGTCGCCGCCAGCGACGTGCTGCCGGACATGGACGCGACGTTCGACCAGCTCGCCGAGGATATCCGGAACGGCGTCGGACAGTCCATCATCGCGACGGGGCCGAGCGCAACCGCGGACATGGGCTCGCTCGTGACGGGCGCTCACGGCCCGATGGATGTGACGGTCGTACTCCTGGAGGACAAGTAG
- a CDS encoding serpin family protein — translation MDRRRYLSVSSALIAGALAGCTAPATSHADISADAPSTPALQPDVDDDTLDDLVTGTNTFALDLFDELRTADAAENLLVSPISATIALAMTYAGAGGSTREQMRESLGYTLDDDQLHAAFNDLQRTLSDRDENIDEDDLPSDYDDGDEPVPFQLSLVNAIWGQAGVPFRDEYLTTLENHYGGGLNQVDFVENPDGVRKAINAWIADQTDDRIEELLPAGSVSSQTVLVLTNAISFMANWRHPFDEDRTEPAEFTALDGSTSTVQMMSQDVQVPAATVDGAQAVELPYVGGRTGMLIVVPPAGEFEAYERAFDAERLGRIVDALEPQRGYVNLPRFEFDSECTLEQSLEALGMTDAFDPNAAEFSRMADLSETGGNLFVDQVYHDTYVAVDEQGTEAAAATGSVVNFVSRPPTVLDANRPFLFVIRDRPTGTVLFTGHVVDASAAQE, via the coding sequence ATGGATCGCCGTCGCTATCTCTCCGTCTCGAGCGCCCTCATCGCCGGTGCCCTCGCTGGGTGTACAGCACCAGCGACGTCGCACGCCGACATCAGCGCGGATGCGCCGTCGACACCTGCCCTCCAGCCGGACGTCGACGACGACACGCTCGATGACCTCGTTACTGGAACGAACACGTTTGCGCTGGACCTGTTCGACGAGCTCCGGACAGCTGATGCCGCCGAGAACCTGCTGGTCTCGCCGATCAGTGCGACAATTGCGCTGGCGATGACGTACGCTGGTGCCGGCGGGAGCACTCGCGAGCAGATGCGGGAGTCCCTCGGGTACACACTCGACGACGACCAGCTCCATGCGGCGTTCAACGACCTCCAGCGAACGCTGTCTGATCGCGACGAGAACATCGACGAGGACGATCTCCCGTCAGACTACGACGACGGCGACGAGCCCGTTCCCTTCCAGCTCTCACTCGTCAACGCTATCTGGGGGCAAGCGGGGGTTCCGTTCCGGGACGAGTACCTGACCACGCTCGAGAACCACTACGGCGGCGGCCTCAACCAAGTCGACTTCGTTGAGAACCCCGACGGTGTCCGCAAGGCGATCAACGCGTGGATCGCCGACCAGACCGACGACCGAATCGAGGAGCTGCTTCCAGCGGGATCGGTTTCCTCCCAGACCGTACTCGTCCTGACGAACGCCATCTCCTTCATGGCGAACTGGCGCCACCCGTTCGACGAGGACCGAACGGAGCCCGCCGAGTTCACCGCACTCGATGGCTCGACGAGCACGGTCCAGATGATGTCACAGGACGTCCAAGTGCCGGCGGCGACCGTCGACGGCGCTCAGGCCGTCGAACTCCCCTACGTCGGTGGGAGGACGGGTATGCTCATCGTCGTGCCGCCCGCTGGCGAGTTCGAGGCCTACGAACGGGCGTTCGACGCCGAGCGACTCGGCCGAATCGTCGACGCGCTCGAACCGCAGCGTGGCTACGTCAACCTCCCGCGGTTCGAGTTCGACTCGGAATGCACGCTTGAGCAATCCCTAGAGGCGCTGGGCATGACCGATGCGTTCGACCCGAATGCGGCGGAGTTCTCGCGGATGGCCGATCTCTCAGAGACTGGCGGCAACCTCTTCGTCGACCAAGTGTACCACGACACGTACGTCGCCGTCGACGAGCAGGGCACCGAAGCCGCGGCGGCGACGGGATCGGTAGTGAATTTCGTGTCGCGTCCACCGACGGTACTCGACGCCAATCGGCCGTTCCTCTTCGTGATCCGCGACCGGCCAACCGGGACGGTGCTTTTCACGGGGCATGTTGTCGACGCCAGCGCGGCACAGGAGTAG
- a CDS encoding L-lactate permease has protein sequence MPDVLTLALVGVVPIGIAFVLLAGFRWSAARAMGVGWLLAAGIGLTYWSMEPTWLVASAVYGALQAVDIILIVFGAILLMNYLEGSGAIATIRWYFGQIEGDRRIQVLLIGLGFMTIIEGAAGFGTPGALAAPLFIGLGFPPLAAAVFGLYFNAPNPPFGAAGTPVIGGTGAVIDPALSGSVSVSEFLSMVSAWTGVITGLTYVFWGLLGVFFLTYWFGSGDGERSIGAAMRSTLPIAPFALVLGVVTGGTQLVIAWFVGPALPDIAAGFVVLGIGLLLANNDILIPDDQWDFPEESTWSDTWLGGLDLDEVSRDQPKQEMSVLLAWTPYLLVALALLVTRWPDLTVAGVAVLDWIQSFSVGLDSILGTELGYTLQYLYLPGTMPFIPIAILTGFLHKMDTTQMGEAWRRSIQQIAPAALTLIIAVSMTQIMIQSQTNTADLLGMMEALSRALAMGAGGLLPLISPWIGAIGSFMTGSNTSSNILFSVLQYNAAETVGVSRVIAVSLQNVGGGLGNMVSVLNVAAICGVVGITGREGDLLRKAIIPMALFAVFAGLFGMLLTYVLVPGLF, from the coding sequence ATGCCTGATGTTCTCACACTAGCTCTCGTCGGCGTCGTCCCGATCGGCATCGCGTTCGTACTGCTCGCTGGGTTCCGGTGGTCCGCCGCTCGCGCAATGGGTGTCGGGTGGCTGCTCGCGGCCGGAATCGGACTCACGTACTGGAGCATGGAGCCCACCTGGTTGGTAGCGTCGGCCGTCTACGGCGCGCTGCAAGCCGTCGACATCATCCTCATCGTCTTCGGTGCGATCCTCCTGATGAACTACTTGGAGGGCAGTGGCGCTATTGCTACGATCAGGTGGTACTTCGGGCAGATCGAAGGAGACCGGCGCATCCAGGTGCTGCTCATCGGTCTCGGATTCATGACCATCATCGAAGGTGCAGCCGGGTTCGGGACACCGGGAGCACTCGCCGCACCACTGTTCATCGGCCTCGGATTCCCCCCATTGGCCGCTGCGGTGTTCGGGCTCTACTTCAACGCCCCGAACCCGCCGTTCGGTGCCGCCGGCACGCCTGTCATCGGCGGCACCGGTGCCGTCATTGACCCAGCGCTGTCCGGGTCGGTGAGTGTATCCGAGTTCCTCTCGATGGTCTCTGCGTGGACTGGCGTCATCACGGGACTGACGTACGTGTTCTGGGGACTGCTCGGCGTGTTCTTCCTGACGTACTGGTTCGGGAGCGGTGACGGTGAACGCAGCATTGGAGCCGCCATGCGTAGTACTCTCCCCATCGCGCCGTTCGCGCTCGTACTCGGCGTCGTCACTGGTGGCACACAGCTGGTAATCGCGTGGTTCGTCGGGCCTGCACTCCCCGATATCGCCGCGGGGTTCGTAGTACTCGGCATCGGTCTCCTGCTCGCAAACAACGATATCCTCATCCCTGATGACCAGTGGGATTTCCCCGAGGAATCGACATGGAGCGACACGTGGCTCGGCGGCCTCGATCTTGACGAGGTGTCCCGTGATCAACCCAAACAGGAGATGTCCGTGCTGTTGGCGTGGACACCGTATCTGCTCGTTGCGCTCGCACTGCTCGTCACGCGGTGGCCGGACCTCACCGTCGCCGGCGTCGCTGTCCTTGACTGGATCCAGAGTTTCTCCGTCGGTCTCGATTCGATCCTCGGTACTGAACTTGGATACACCCTTCAGTACCTCTATCTCCCCGGAACGATGCCGTTCATCCCCATTGCGATTCTCACTGGCTTCCTTCACAAGATGGACACCACACAGATGGGGGAAGCGTGGCGACGGTCGATCCAGCAGATCGCTCCGGCCGCCCTCACGCTCATTATCGCCGTCTCGATGACGCAGATAATGATTCAGTCGCAGACGAACACCGCCGATCTCCTCGGCATGATGGAGGCCCTCAGCCGCGCGCTCGCGATGGGCGCCGGCGGCCTACTCCCGCTCATCTCGCCGTGGATCGGCGCTATCGGCTCGTTCATGACGGGGAGCAACACGTCCTCGAACATCCTCTTCAGCGTACTCCAGTACAACGCCGCCGAGACGGTCGGCGTTTCCCGTGTGATCGCCGTCAGCCTGCAGAACGTCGGCGGCGGCCTCGGAAACATGGTCTCGGTGTTGAATGTGGCCGCTATCTGTGGTGTCGTTGGAATCACTGGGCGTGAAGGCGACCTCCTGCGGAAAGCGATCATCCCAATGGCGCTGTTCGCCGTCTTCGCCGGCCTGTTCGGGATGCTACTGACGTACGTTCTGGTTCCCGGCCTGTTCTGA
- a CDS encoding winged helix-turn-helix domain-containing protein, whose product MTETWDDVNEQVKADWKDDATPFERVYEIVEQTHDGQSAAEIADRALVSEPTARRHSKTLVNTGFAETEQDGQTTLYKRNSDRVLMSRIRELREEVDRPELLDSIKEMKAEIRRHEDRYDVVSPEELAQQLDADETEGWDDLTAWRTTRQNLAVAQAALAYDEASHQLAV is encoded by the coding sequence ATGACCGAGACGTGGGACGACGTCAACGAGCAGGTCAAAGCGGACTGGAAAGACGACGCCACGCCGTTCGAGCGGGTGTACGAAATCGTCGAACAGACCCACGACGGGCAGTCAGCGGCCGAAATCGCCGACCGCGCTCTCGTGAGCGAGCCGACGGCACGTCGACACAGCAAGACACTCGTGAACACTGGATTCGCCGAGACGGAACAGGACGGCCAAACAACGCTGTACAAGCGAAACAGCGACCGGGTCTTGATGTCCCGGATCCGCGAGCTTCGTGAGGAAGTCGATCGGCCGGAGTTGCTTGACAGCATCAAGGAGATGAAGGCCGAGATCCGGCGCCACGAGGACCGCTACGACGTGGTGTCACCGGAGGAACTTGCCCAGCAACTCGACGCCGACGAGACGGAGGGCTGGGACGACCTGACGGCGTGGCGAACGACGCGGCAGAATCTCGCCGTCGCGCAAGCCGCACTCGCCTACGATGAGGCCAGCCACCAGCTCGCCGTATGA